The proteins below come from a single Brachyhypopomus gauderio isolate BG-103 unplaced genomic scaffold, BGAUD_0.2 sc272, whole genome shotgun sequence genomic window:
- the LOC143504365 gene encoding uncharacterized protein LOC143504365 codes for MGHLVQYSAKGNYFASVCFPPFTLLSVSAYRSHGEKHVLISRRRVRDQQTEVEAAAHTDTCDGHDREPFALDEGIFETLHTPIRELRLIQTRQGLDRAHRMFAFTFSRMGSSATQVVEVKLQHKSIYSGLESEHWWVLNNEFYWIGAELTLHHFASASAVACIKRRGSSITDATIYLRTCSTTTSVQNIFLQTVVSTWFKGVSIGSDDIFRSSESSHTQTLETPNPAVFSSSPSPPRAPPQRPPPGF; via the exons ATGGGTCATTTAGTCCAATACTCCGCAAAAGGTAATTATTTTGCTAGCGTTTGCTTTCCCCCTTTTACGTTGCTAAGTGTTTCTGCATATCGGAGTCATGGAGAAAAACATGTTTTGATATCAAG GCGGCGGGTCCGAGATCAACAGACGGAAGTCGAAGCTGCAGCTCATACCGACACCTGCGACG GACATGATCGGGAGCCTTTTGCATTGGACGAAGGCATCTTTGAGACGCTCCATACCCCGATCCGAGAG TTGAGGCTTATACAGACTCGCCAAGGATTGGACAGAGCACATAGGATGTTTGCCTTCACCTTCTCACGAATGGGTTCTTCAGCTACACAG gtggtggaggtgaagctccAGCACAAGTCCATCTACAGTGGGCTGGAGAGTGAGCACTGGTGGGTGCTCAACAATGAATTCTACTGGATAGGTgcagag CTTACCCTCCACCACTTTGCCAGCGCTAGTGCCGTGGCCTGCATCAAG CGGAGGGGATCCAGCATCACAGACGCCACCATCTACCTGCGCACCTGTTCAACAACAACGTCGGTGCAGAATATTTTTCTG caAACGGTGGTGTCCACTTGGTTTAAGGGTGTCTCCATTGGTTCGGATGACATTTTCAGGTCATCCGAATCTAGtcacacccagaccctggagacaccgAACCCAGCTGTTTTTTCCAGCAGTCCATCCCCACCGAGAGCACCCCCTCAACGAccacctccaggcttttaa
- the LOC143504373 gene encoding uncharacterized protein LOC143504373: MDRFPAVVVEGDFRVQNLQHLLPHIVSSERVTESGQGEGQGHAPTVSAGRDTEIRQLEFPNIGNTCYMNATLQCLLSLSCFWSPIRAQCSSWTDPSSCQMLRCFADLQQGRLTSRSSSKKKKLLRALNACISVRCPAFGEDYEQSRSNAVPIVLILHIKRFDMLGKKLTNLMDIPSELDLSVLPGVASLGQPLRSACTTA, encoded by the exons ATGGATAG ATTTCCGGCTGTTGTGGTAGAGGGAGACTTTCGTGTGCAGAATTTGCAGCACCTGTTACCGCACATCGTCAGTAGTGAAAGGGTGACTGAGAGTGGCCAGGGTGAGGgccaaggacacgcccccactgtTTCTGctggcagagacacagagatccGACAGCTCGA GTTTCCCAACATTGGGAATACATGTTATATGAACGCCACTCTGCAGTGTCTTCTgagtctctcctgcttctggagccccatcagagctcagtgctccagctggacggatccatccagctgccagatgctcaG atgttttgcagatctacagcaaggcaggctcactagtcgtagctcttcaaagaagaagaagctcctgagagccctgaatgcctgtatttcagtcagatgccctgcgtttggagaggactacgaacag tccaggagtAATGCCGTTCCgat AGTTCTGATCCTCCACATTAAGAGGTTTGACATGCTGGGCAAGAAACTAACAAACCTAATGGACATCCCCTCAGAGCTGgacctctctgtcctccctggAGTGGCTTCACTCGGCCAACCGTTAAGGTCAGCTTGTACAACGGCCTGA
- the LOC143504370 gene encoding ubiquitin carboxyl-terminal hydrolase 37-like, which yields MRRIIWRKALCQNKETVHTDIYRLHAVVSHLGGSMDSGHYISDVAEEKGECWLKFNDSKVSKKTEPAVLKSRAKTAYLLFYMQSGAGEKNVVPWMVDQGEAAVSP from the exons ATGAGGAGGATAATCTGGAGAAAAGCTCTGTGCCAGAACAAG GAAACTGTTCACACAGACATCTACAGACTCCACGCTGTGGTGTCTCACTTGGGTGGCAGCATGGACAGTG GGCACTACATCAGCGACGTagctgaggagaaaggagagtgcTGGTTAAAATTCAACGATTCAAAGGTTTCAAAAAAGACAGAGCCAGCCGTCCTTAAGAGCAGGGCAAAAACAGCCTACCTGCTTTTCTACATGCAAAG TGGGGCTGGAGAGAAGAACGTGGTCCCGTGGATGGTGGACCAGGGAGAAGCAGCAGTATCCCCCTaa